A region from the Mycolicibacterium litorale genome encodes:
- a CDS encoding sensor histidine kinase produces the protein MTAPARRRGRQLTVQGWLNLVLGIMGVFVLAGAFAGAILMNRTDAVSRELIEEIQPSRVAAYRLQAALRDQETAVRGFAIAADEQFLEPYYEGQQTEREAAAEIRALVGEHSNLIADLDAVERATEEWRRDYAEPFIESVRPGTPGAIDSALVQRGKDGFDNIRALFHVQNVDLAAARTTGVKELDRVQGWRDRVLAGIIVTFFLTALVLAILARSALVRPLSALAESCRRITEGHFGERIVARGPRDVRSMASDVEDMRQRIVDELEAAREAREQLDEQAVELRRSNAELEQFAYVASHDLQEPLRKVASFCQLLEKRYGNQLDERGAEYIKYAVDGAKRMQVLINDLLTFSRVGRLSAAHTDVDLDAALADALSNLETAIEESGAEILRPSEPLPQVLGDPTLLAMLWQNLIGNAVKFRKPDTTPRIVIECERGTDDRDGQWLLTVSDNGIGIAEEFAQKVFVIFQRLHGRDAYSGTGIGLALCKKIVEYHGGTIWIDNSYTEGTRFRMTLPVAVHEQPDVVLEGAQQ, from the coding sequence GTCGCGGGAACTCATCGAGGAGATCCAACCGTCGCGGGTGGCCGCCTACCGGTTGCAGGCGGCCCTGCGCGACCAGGAGACCGCCGTCCGCGGATTCGCGATCGCCGCCGACGAGCAGTTCCTCGAGCCGTACTACGAGGGGCAGCAGACCGAACGGGAGGCGGCCGCGGAGATCCGCGCACTCGTCGGTGAACACTCCAACCTCATCGCCGATCTGGACGCGGTCGAGCGAGCCACCGAAGAATGGCGCCGCGACTACGCGGAACCGTTCATCGAGAGCGTGCGCCCCGGTACGCCCGGCGCGATCGACAGCGCCCTGGTCCAGCGGGGTAAGGACGGGTTCGACAACATCCGTGCGCTGTTCCACGTGCAGAACGTCGACCTGGCGGCCGCCAGGACCACCGGGGTCAAGGAGCTCGACCGGGTACAGGGCTGGCGCGACCGCGTGCTCGCCGGCATCATCGTCACCTTTTTCCTGACGGCTTTGGTGCTGGCGATCCTCGCGCGCAGCGCCCTGGTTCGGCCGCTGTCGGCGCTGGCCGAATCGTGTCGCCGCATCACCGAAGGCCATTTCGGGGAACGCATCGTCGCCCGCGGCCCACGCGACGTGCGCAGCATGGCCTCCGACGTCGAGGACATGCGGCAGCGGATCGTCGACGAACTGGAGGCCGCGCGCGAGGCGCGGGAACAGCTCGACGAACAGGCCGTCGAGTTGCGGCGGTCCAACGCCGAGCTCGAACAGTTCGCCTACGTCGCATCTCACGACCTGCAGGAGCCGTTGCGCAAGGTGGCCTCGTTCTGTCAGCTGCTCGAGAAGCGGTACGGCAACCAACTCGACGAACGCGGGGCCGAGTACATCAAGTACGCCGTCGACGGCGCCAAACGGATGCAGGTGCTCATCAACGACCTGCTGACGTTCTCGAGGGTGGGGCGCCTGAGCGCCGCGCACACCGACGTCGATCTCGACGCGGCGCTGGCCGACGCGCTGTCGAACCTGGAAACCGCCATCGAGGAGTCCGGCGCCGAGATCCTGCGCCCGTCGGAACCGTTACCGCAGGTCTTGGGCGACCCCACGCTGCTGGCGATGCTGTGGCAGAACCTGATCGGCAATGCGGTGAAGTTCCGCAAACCTGACACCACCCCCCGCATCGTGATCGAATGTGAGCGCGGCACCGACGACCGCGACGGGCAGTGGCTGCTGACGGTGTCGGACAACGGCATCGGCATCGCCGAGGAGTTCGCCCAGAAGGTGTTCGTCATCTTCCAGCGGCTCCACGGCCGTGACGCCTACAGCGGCACCGGTATCGGGCTGGCGCTGTGCAAGAAGATCGTCGAATACCACGGCGGAACGATCTGGATCGACAACAGCTACACCGAAGGCACCCGGTTCCGCATGACCCTGCCGGTCGCCGTCCACGAACAACCCGACGTGGTTCTGGAAGGAGCCCAGCAATGA